Proteins found in one Kluyveromyces marxianus DMKU3-1042 DNA, complete genome, chromosome 2 genomic segment:
- the OM14 gene encoding Om14p: MSSEKHDVKEAGKDVGKDVKETAKEVKAAAKDKASRAAKEAHGAVDKAQDEFKKQVNNAEGILKPYWDKFVEFVSNVASTTAGATQAAVSNVAYGTSKAASVVFHELQNPVVAVNAILGAASITTILNGYAHKKRFLKDKSDQDICLIVSGLSAFVAADAYVSYKNYKKFDKK, translated from the coding sequence ATGTCATCCGAGAAGCATGATGTCAAGGAAGCCGGTAAGGACGTTGGAAAGGACGTGAAGGAGACTGCCAAGGAAGTTAAGGCAGCAGCCAAGGATAAGGCTTCGCGTGCAGCCAAGGAAGCGCATGGTGCGGTCGATAAGGCGCAAGATGAGTTTAAGAAACAGGTTAACAATGCAGAAGGGATTCTGAAGCCATACTGGGACAAGTTTGTGGAATTTGTGAGCAATGTTGCCAGCACGACTGCTGGGGCCACGCAGGCAGCTGTTTCTAACGTTGCGTATGGTACTTCCAAGGCAGCTTCTGTGGTGTTCCACGAGTTGCAGAACCCTGTTGTCGCGGTGAATGCGATACTCGGAGCTGCGTCGATAACCACAATTTTGAACGGTTACGCACACAAGAAGCGTTTCTTGAAGGACAAGTCGGACCAGGACATTTGCTTGATCGTTTCCGGTCTAAGTGCTTTTGTCGCTGCTGATGCGTATGTAAGCTACAAGAACTACAAGAAGTTTGATAAGAAATGA
- the RPS2 gene encoding 40S ribosomal protein uS5, which translates to MSAPQAQGQAPRRGGFGGARGGRGGRRGGRRDTEEKGWVPVTKLGRLVKAGKISSVEEIFLHSLPVKEFQIIDQLLPNLKDEVMNIKPVQKQTRAGQRTRFKAVVIVGDSNGHVGLGIKTAKEVAGAIRAGIIIAKLSVIPIRRGYWGTNLGQPHSLVTKTSGKCGSVSVRLIPAPRGSGIVASPAVKKLMQFAGVEDVYTSSTGSTRTLENTLKAAFVAIGNTYGFLTPNLWEVQPLTPSPLDVYADYASASKKKL; encoded by the coding sequence ATGTCCGCTCCACAAGCTCAAGGTCAAGCTCCACGTAGAGGTGGTTTCGGTGGTGCCAGAGGTGGCAGAGGTGGTAGAAGAGGTGGTAGAAGAGACACCGAAGAAAAGGGTTGGGTTCCAGTCACCAAGTTGGGTAGATTGGTGAAGGCCGGTAAGATCTCTTCCGTCGAAGAAATCTTCTTGCACTCTTTGCCAGTCAAGGAATTCCAAATCATCGACCAATTGTTGCCAAACTTGAAGGACGAGGTCATGAACATCAAGCCTGTCCAAAAGCAAACCAGAGCTGGTCAAAGAACTAGATTCAAGGCCGTCGTCATTGTTGGTGACTCCAACGGTCACGTTGGTTTGGGTATCAAGACCGCTAAGGAAGTTGCTGGTGCCATCAGAGCTGGTATCATCATTGCTAAGTTGTCTGTTATCCCAATCAGAAGAGGTTACTGGGGTACCAACTTGGGTCAACCTCACTCTTTGGTCACCAAGACCTCTGGTAAGTGTGGTTCCGTTTCCGTTAGATTGATCCCAGCCCCAAGAGGTTCTGGTATCGTCGCCTCCCCAGCCgtcaagaagttgatgcAATTCGCTGGTGTTGAAGATGTCTACACTTCCTCCACTGGTTCCACCAGAACCTTGGAAAACACCTTGAAGGCTGCTTTCGTCGCTATCGGTAACACTTACGGTTTCTTGACTCCAAACTTGTGGGAAGTCCAACCTTTGACTCCTTCCCCATTGGATGTCTACGCCGACTACGCCAGTgcttccaagaagaagttgtaA